The Caproicibacterium lactatifermentans genome contains a region encoding:
- a CDS encoding U32 family peptidase — protein MKKIMKPEVLAPAGSPEALTAAVRAGADAVYLGASSFSARAGAHNFSKEELKQAVAYCHGRGVRVHLAVNILLHEAELPAALELVQYACSLPVDAVLVQDPGLLYLLRRCCPDLPLHASTQMSIHTPAGVRACQTAGFSRVVLSRELSLTEIKQIHRACPNVELESFVHGALCMSVSGQCWFSAVLGRRSGNRGQCAQPCRLPFAAPGGTGHDLSLKDLSMIPRLQELRDAGIDSFKIEGRMKRPEYVAAATHAGRLAADGQPLPPQLLRDLHHVFSRSGFTTGYPDGKRGRTMFGTRSKEDSSDTSEACAHLRGLYRREFSHIPVSFVLTIQEGKPVQLQVRDEAGHTAAAESPVLPQPARTRPLTNAFCTEHLQKTGSTPFLAANVQCRIGDSLSVPVSVLNHLRRDVLEQLLEQRSQHSPIPFTAVPLSTEPHRAAAFTLRARFPDGQVPDEAAVCESILVPYSLPLSALKELRRRGFSVWLELPRGMFGTEESVRRSLQETAEEGFRDVWTGTLNSVGLARELGLTPHGGFSLNVTNSAALRWYTEFGLTDTELSFELTLQQAAALGGSLPRGLLVYGRLPLMLTRNCPIANGGGCRHCRTAQSLTDRMGMQFPVQCFGGCSDVLNSVPLSLLGRLSTLSNMDFGVLRFTTETLPGRAKILRMAAADQSIGGSITRGLYDRGIL, from the coding sequence ATGAAAAAAATAATGAAACCTGAAGTTTTGGCGCCTGCCGGCAGCCCGGAAGCCCTGACTGCTGCTGTGCGTGCCGGTGCGGATGCCGTATATTTGGGTGCCAGCTCTTTTTCCGCCAGAGCCGGTGCCCACAATTTTTCCAAAGAAGAACTGAAGCAGGCAGTTGCCTACTGTCATGGACGCGGAGTGCGGGTACATTTGGCCGTAAACATTCTGCTGCATGAAGCGGAACTGCCCGCCGCGCTGGAACTGGTGCAGTACGCCTGCTCCCTGCCGGTAGATGCGGTTCTGGTACAGGACCCCGGCCTGCTGTACCTGCTGCGCCGGTGCTGCCCGGACCTTCCGCTGCACGCCAGCACACAGATGAGCATTCACACGCCCGCCGGTGTGCGGGCCTGCCAAACCGCCGGTTTTTCGCGTGTCGTACTGTCGCGGGAACTGAGCCTTACGGAAATAAAGCAGATACACCGCGCCTGTCCTAATGTGGAATTGGAATCTTTCGTTCATGGTGCCCTGTGCATGAGTGTTTCGGGACAGTGCTGGTTCAGCGCCGTGCTGGGCCGCAGAAGCGGAAACCGCGGACAGTGCGCCCAACCCTGCCGACTGCCGTTTGCGGCGCCGGGCGGCACCGGCCATGACCTGTCCCTCAAGGACCTTTCTATGATTCCGCGCCTGCAGGAACTGCGGGATGCCGGAATTGACTCCTTCAAAATTGAAGGCCGCATGAAGCGGCCCGAATATGTAGCAGCGGCCACACACGCCGGTCGGCTTGCCGCGGACGGACAGCCGCTTCCCCCGCAGCTGCTGCGGGACCTGCACCATGTCTTTTCCCGCTCCGGCTTTACAACGGGTTATCCGGACGGAAAACGCGGCCGCACCATGTTCGGCACACGCAGCAAAGAGGACTCTTCCGATACATCGGAAGCCTGCGCTCATCTGCGCGGGCTGTACCGCCGGGAATTTTCCCATATCCCGGTTTCCTTTGTTCTGACCATACAGGAAGGAAAGCCGGTACAGCTGCAGGTACGCGATGAAGCGGGCCATACGGCCGCCGCAGAAAGCCCTGTACTGCCGCAGCCAGCACGCACACGCCCGCTGACAAATGCTTTCTGTACAGAACATCTGCAAAAAACCGGCAGCACCCCGTTTCTGGCCGCAAATGTACAGTGCCGTATTGGGGACAGCCTCTCTGTGCCGGTATCCGTGCTGAACCACCTGCGGCGGGACGTGCTGGAACAGCTGCTGGAGCAGCGCAGCCAGCACTCGCCCATTCCGTTCACTGCGGTCCCACTTTCCACGGAACCGCACCGGGCGGCGGCGTTCACGCTGCGTGCCCGTTTTCCGGACGGACAGGTGCCTGATGAAGCGGCTGTATGCGAAAGCATTTTGGTTCCCTACAGCCTGCCTCTTTCCGCCCTGAAAGAACTGCGGCGGCGCGGCTTTTCCGTTTGGCTGGAACTGCCCCGCGGAATGTTCGGCACAGAGGAATCCGTGCGCCGCTCGCTGCAGGAAACCGCCGAAGAAGGGTTTCGGGACGTATGGACCGGCACCCTTAACAGCGTCGGCCTTGCGCGGGAACTGGGCCTTACCCCGCACGGCGGTTTTTCGCTGAATGTGACAAATTCTGCTGCCCTTCGTTGGTATACTGAATTTGGTCTGACTGATACGGAATTAAGCTTTGAATTAACGCTTCAGCAGGCAGCGGCTCTGGGCGGCAGTCTGCCGCGCGGGCTGCTGGTATACGGCCGCCTGCCGCTGATGCTGACACGCAATTGTCCAATTGCAAACGGCGGCGGCTGCCGCCACTGCAGAACAGCACAGTCCCTGACAGACCGCATGGGTATGCAGTTCCCGGTGCAGTGCTTTGGTGGATGCAGTGATGTGCTGAACAGTGTCCCGCTGTCTCTTTTGGGCCGGCTGAGCACGCTTTCCAATATGGACTTTGGCGTTCTGCGCTTTACGACAGAAACGCTGCCGGGACGTGCCAAAATTCTCCGAATGGCAGCGGCCGACCAGTCCATTGGCGGCAGCATAACACGCGGACTGTACGACAGAGGTATTCTATGA
- a CDS encoding cell division protein ZapA has protein sequence MSKHSVRLTICGTECAVGTENNEAYVRSLAAEVQTCMLQLSRQSVRASGTVTAIVAALSFCDDYHKEKEAAEALRQQMQRCLADTAKANQQAREAQQEANRLRQETACLRARLGQEEPDPSARTAQQAPVERETSGVFSRPQPKTEKSGADFLSLFEDKHEKNNET, from the coding sequence ATGAGTAAACACAGTGTCCGCCTGACCATATGCGGTACAGAATGTGCGGTTGGCACAGAAAACAATGAAGCCTATGTCCGTTCTCTTGCGGCAGAAGTACAAACCTGTATGCTGCAGCTTTCCCGTCAAAGCGTGCGCGCCTCCGGGACAGTCACCGCCATTGTTGCGGCACTTTCTTTCTGTGACGATTATCATAAAGAAAAAGAGGCAGCAGAAGCTCTGCGCCAGCAGATGCAGCGCTGTCTTGCCGATACTGCCAAAGCAAACCAGCAGGCCCGTGAGGCCCAGCAGGAAGCCAACCGTCTGCGGCAGGAGACCGCCTGTCTGCGCGCACGCTTGGGGCAGGAGGAGCCTGACCCCTCTGCCCGCACCGCCCAGCAGGCCCCTGTGGAGCGTGAAACCTCCGGTGTGTTCTCGCGCCCGCAGCCGAAGACGGAAAAAAGCGGTGCGGATTTTTTAAGCCTTTTTGAGGATAAACATGAAAAAAATAATGAAACCTGA